From Paenibacillus physcomitrellae, the proteins below share one genomic window:
- a CDS encoding TatD family hydrolase yields MLFDTHTHLDAEQFDGDREEVIARAVEQGVTRMVNVGFNRETIPTTMKLAETYDFIYAAVGWHPVDAITMRDGDLEWIAELCQHEKVVAIGEIGLDYHWDTSPKDVQQQVFRRQIGLARELKMPIVIHNRDAHEDVVKILREEKASEVGGIMHSFSGSWETAKICLNMGFHLSFGGPITFKNARQPKEVLVQVPDDRLLLETDAPYLTPHPFRGKRNESGYVKLVAETAAELKGVTLEEIASLTTRNALERFGIR; encoded by the coding sequence ATGTTATTTGACACGCACACACATCTGGATGCGGAACAATTTGACGGGGACCGGGAGGAAGTGATAGCGAGGGCTGTTGAACAAGGCGTTACCCGCATGGTAAATGTCGGATTCAATAGGGAAACGATTCCAACGACGATGAAACTTGCCGAAACGTATGATTTTATTTACGCGGCTGTCGGCTGGCATCCCGTAGATGCCATCACGATGAGAGACGGTGACCTGGAATGGATTGCGGAGCTCTGCCAGCATGAGAAGGTGGTTGCGATCGGGGAAATCGGCCTGGACTATCATTGGGACACGTCGCCGAAAGACGTGCAGCAGCAGGTTTTCCGCCGCCAGATCGGCCTGGCCAGAGAGCTGAAAATGCCTATCGTGATCCACAATCGCGATGCCCATGAAGATGTGGTCAAAATTTTACGCGAGGAAAAAGCAAGCGAAGTTGGAGGCATTATGCACTCCTTCTCGGGCAGCTGGGAAACCGCCAAAATTTGTCTGAATATGGGATTCCATCTTTCGTTCGGCGGACCGATCACGTTCAAAAATGCCAGACAACCTAAAGAGGTCCTCGTTCAGGTTCCGGATGACCGTTTATTGCTCGAAACGGATGCTCCATATTTGACTCCGCATCCTTTCCGGGGCAAAAGAAATGAGTCCGGTTACGTCAAATTGGTAGCAGAAACGGCCGCTGAGCTTAAAGGCGTAACTTTGGAAGAAATTGCAAGCCTGACAACCCGAAATGCGCTGGAACGATTTGGTATCCGCTGA
- a CDS encoding HD domain-containing protein, which yields MRQPLGEEKVFKDPVHNYIHVQDELIWALINTPEFQRLRRIRQLGTTFLTFHGAEHSRFSHSLGVYEITRRIISQFERSGYSDWPKEERMVALCAALLHDLGHGPFSHSIEEAFEMDHEDWTCKILLGDTEVNRLLKQISENFPDKVAAVIRKDYDKPVVVNLVSSPLDADRMDYLLRDAYFTGVNYGTIDIDRILRMLRPFHGRVVVKESGMHAVEDYLMARYQMYWQVYFHPVTRSSEILLRQIFRRAKELWASGYSFKMMLDPLPGLFTRELTVAEYLQLDEALIQTVFLKWQNEEDAVLKDLCGRFMNRNLYKYVEIEQSDSESVEEIRQAFEAAGLNPIYDLEIDSPADLPYDIFKPEDGLTTNQILLLDRQEQLKEISEVSDIVRSISGIHRGRYQLYYPQDKLQNVKDKLPAEIRAFFNI from the coding sequence ATGCGGCAGCCGCTTGGTGAGGAAAAAGTATTTAAAGATCCCGTACATAACTATATTCATGTTCAGGACGAGCTGATTTGGGCTTTGATCAACACGCCCGAATTTCAGCGTTTGCGGCGTATCCGCCAGCTGGGCACGACCTTTCTGACCTTCCATGGGGCGGAGCACAGCCGGTTCTCCCATTCCTTGGGCGTTTATGAAATTACGCGGCGCATCATTTCCCAGTTTGAACGAAGCGGGTACAGCGATTGGCCGAAGGAAGAGCGGATGGTGGCCTTGTGCGCGGCGCTGCTGCATGATTTGGGCCATGGACCTTTTTCGCATTCTATAGAGGAAGCTTTTGAAATGGACCACGAAGACTGGACCTGCAAAATCCTGCTCGGCGATACGGAAGTAAACCGGCTGCTGAAGCAGATTTCGGAGAATTTCCCAGATAAGGTGGCCGCAGTAATTAGAAAGGACTACGACAAACCGGTTGTCGTAAACCTGGTATCCAGCCCGCTCGATGCGGACCGGATGGACTACCTGCTCCGCGATGCCTATTTTACGGGCGTAAACTATGGGACCATCGACATTGACCGGATTCTGCGGATGCTTCGTCCGTTTCACGGCCGGGTAGTCGTCAAGGAATCAGGCATGCATGCGGTAGAGGATTATTTAATGGCCCGCTATCAAATGTACTGGCAGGTTTATTTCCACCCGGTTACGCGCAGCTCGGAGATCCTGCTTCGGCAGATTTTCCGCAGGGCCAAGGAGCTGTGGGCATCCGGATATTCATTCAAAATGATGCTTGACCCGCTTCCAGGTCTGTTTACCCGGGAGCTGACGGTAGCGGAATATCTCCAGCTTGATGAAGCGCTGATCCAAACCGTTTTCTTAAAATGGCAAAATGAAGAAGACGCCGTGCTTAAAGACTTATGTGGGCGTTTCATGAATCGGAATCTGTATAAATATGTAGAAATCGAACAATCGGACAGCGAGTCCGTTGAAGAAATCAGGCAGGCCTTCGAGGCAGCCGGTTTGAACCCTATATATGATCTGGAAATTGATTCGCCGGCGGATTTGCCTTATGACATATTCAAACCGGAGGACGGACTTACGACCAATCAAATTCTGCTGCTTGACCGGCAGGAACAGCTGAAGGAGATTTCCGAGGTTTCCGATATCGTTCGTTCGATAAGCGGGATTCACCGAGGCCGCTACCAGCTATATTACCCGCAGGATAAGCTTCAAAACGTTAAGGACAAGCTGCCTGCAGAGATTCGAGCTTTTTTTAACATTTAA
- a CDS encoding AbrB/MazE/SpoVT family DNA-binding domain-containing protein encodes MMKSTGIVRKVDELGRVVIPIELRRTLGIGEKDALEIYVDGERIMLKKYEPACIFCGNAENVTYFKGKIVCHECLSEMPTPVTN; translated from the coding sequence ATGATGAAATCAACAGGTATTGTAAGAAAAGTAGACGAATTGGGACGCGTTGTTATCCCTATTGAATTGCGCCGTACACTTGGCATCGGTGAGAAGGATGCCCTTGAGATTTATGTAGACGGCGAACGGATCATGCTCAAGAAATATGAACCGGCTTGCATCTTCTGCGGAAATGCAGAGAACGTCACTTATTTCAAAGGAAAAATTGTTTGTCACGAATGTCTTAGTGAAATGCCTACACCTGTGACAAATTAA